The DNA region ACTTCAGAGTCCCTATAAATACGATAGTTTTCATTTTATTCCACCTCTTGTCAGTAATTATTTTTTCTTCACTTTATTGTATTCGAATTATTAATTTATTGTTTCGAATAATTATAGGTTAAATCCTTTATTAGAATTATGCTTAGTCATTTTTGCTAAAAAAATAGCATATCTGATCGTGTTTCTAACAACATCTAATTCCAAATAAAAAGCTGGCGGGCAGCCTGGCCGCCAGTTTACCTCGTATAGCCAGATTCTTTGTGAATGGTCTAATCCTACATCTATCCCTAATTCATCCAGAGTTTGAGAAAAAGTTTCGTATCTGACCTTATCTAAATACTTTGCTAACTGAATAGCGAGATATTCTAAGGTACGTTTAATATTAAAGTATTCATCTCCAAATTCTTGTTTTAAAAATGGTTTAAGATTACCGGTTAATCCTCCATTACTTATATTGCAAATTATACTTCTTTTCGGGGCAATACGATAATATATAGTGGTATTAACCCATTTACCTTCTCCATTTTTTTGTACATGCAATCTTAAGTCATAGGGAGTACCTGATTTTGTTTTACAATTAATATAAGGTTGAACTAAATATCGTTTTTCTTGCAGTTTATATGAAATAAACTGCAAGAATTCTTTATAGTTAAAATCGAAACTCGTTGTATTTGTGAGTAGATGATATTGATTATTTATGCTTTCAATAAAAATAATACCTTCTCCCTTATGCCCTCTTACTGGTTTTAATACAACTTTTTTATTAACTTCAAAATAATCTAAGAATTGTTTGACGGAATCTACTTTTATTGAAGCTATGAGATACTCAGCAAACTCGCTGTTTTTTTTCAGAGTTTGATAAACTTGCATCTTGTTTCCAATGGGGTAGCTTGTAAACGGAATTTGTTTTTTTAGCTTCTGAATAATTTCTCTCCATTGAGTATTTTTTTTTGCACTACTAGTGTTATAGATAATGTCAGGAAATGGACAGATGGATTCTACCCAATTTCCAGCTCTGTATTGATATCCTTTAATACATTTTTTTTCAAAAATAACACCACTTGGACAAAAGTAAAGCAATTCTGCCCCTTCTGCTTTAGCTACAGCTGCATAAGCATAGGATTTGGTTACTTTCTCTGGATTTTCTAGATGGTGGAGTAGTCCGATTAATATCATTATTTCACCTCAACAAATTGAATACATAAGGATGACGAGATCCATTGTTAATATAATATGTATTAATGATTCACTATAGACCAAAGGATATTATAATTCTGAAATTTTACATATAATTAAATTAAAGGCTAATCTGATGTGGGATAGTACAATGGCTTTAAATGAAATTATTAAATGATTAGGTCTTAATAAGACTTCTTTATTGTCTACTTTTTATAGTAGAGCTCATTTACAGATAATTATGACTATATTATTTATGGAACTATATTACTTAAAATAGAATTTATCATAAAGAAATTTTCCAATTAAATTATCAGTAAAAGCAGGTACCCTAAACCTATAATTGATAAATGTTATCACTTGATTATCAATAAGACAGAATAGGTGAGAATCAAATAATTTTATATATACAAATATATTATAATAAATTAAAAATCAAATCTGTTAAAAATTTCAGCCAATAGAATTTCTGAAATTACATTTGGTATGATCAACGAAAAACTTTTTTGATAAAAATTTATTTAAATCCAATATAATAATTACTTATAAAAGAAGGATTTTATCTCCCTTTCGTCGAATTATTTATGCGTAAAATAAGAATTTGACGCAGTTGGATATAAAAAAGAATTTTATCTTAATTTTAGGAGGATTAATATGCAATATAATATAAAAAATCTATTTGATAGCACTATACCAAAGCAAGTAAACGACTTTTTAAATTATTTAGGGACAATTCGAGGAAAATCAGAAAATACTATTTATAATTATAAAATTGATCTTACTCTATTTTTTCGTTTTTTAAAATTATATAAAGGTCAAGTAAATAAAAATAAAGATTTTAACGAAATATTTATCGGAGATATAGATGATGAATTCATTAAAAATATATCGCTTCCAGACTTATATGCTTTTATATCATTTACTGAAAATTTCAGACACAACAGCAATTATGCTCGAGCAAGAAAGGTTGCTACATTGAAATCATTTTTTAAATATCTATCTTCAAAAGCAAAAATATTAAAGGAAAATCCTACTTTAGAATTAGAATCTCCTAAGATTCACAGCAGAAATCCTATATATTTAAGTCTAGATCAAAGCAAAGAGCTTTTAAAAGCAGTTAAGGGTGAAAAATATGAGGAAAGAGATTATTGTATATTGATATTATTTTTGAACTGTGGAATGAGACTTTCAGAATTAGTTGGAATAAATATATCTAAAATTAAAAATGACACCCTTTCAATAATCGGAAAAGGCAATAAAGAGAGAACTGTATACTTGAATCATATATGTATTAAGGCTATTCAAAATTATATAGATGTACGTAATGAGCAATTACCAAAAGTAGAAAAAGAAGATAAAGATGCCCTCTTTTTAAGTAGAAACAATAAAAGAATAGGTAAGAGAACTGTAGAAATCACAGTAAAAAAATACATAAAAAAGGCTAATTTAGATTCTGATAAATATACTCCTCATAAGTTAAGGCATACTGCTGCTACTTTAATGTATAAGTATGGAGACGTTGATATAAGAAGCCTTCAGCAAATTTTA from Clostridium pasteurianum BC1 includes:
- a CDS encoding YheC/YheD family protein produces the protein MILIGLLHHLENPEKVTKSYAYAAVAKAEGAELLYFCPSGVIFEKKCIKGYQYRAGNWVESICPFPDIIYNTSSAKKNTQWREIIQKLKKQIPFTSYPIGNKMQVYQTLKKNSEFAEYLIASIKVDSVKQFLDYFEVNKKVVLKPVRGHKGEGIIFIESINNQYHLLTNTTSFDFNYKEFLQFISYKLQEKRYLVQPYINCKTKSGTPYDLRLHVQKNGEGKWVNTTIYYRIAPKRSIICNISNGGLTGNLKPFLKQEFGDEYFNIKRTLEYLAIQLAKYLDKVRYETFSQTLDELGIDVGLDHSQRIWLYEVNWRPGCPPAFYLELDVVRNTIRYAIFLAKMTKHNSNKGFNL
- a CDS encoding tyrosine recombinase XerC, translated to MQYNIKNLFDSTIPKQVNDFLNYLGTIRGKSENTIYNYKIDLTLFFRFLKLYKGQVNKNKDFNEIFIGDIDDEFIKNISLPDLYAFISFTENFRHNSNYARARKVATLKSFFKYLSSKAKILKENPTLELESPKIHSRNPIYLSLDQSKELLKAVKGEKYEERDYCILILFLNCGMRLSELVGINISKIKNDTLSIIGKGNKERTVYLNHICIKAIQNYIDVRNEQLPKVEKEDKDALFLSRNNKRIGKRTVEITVKKYIKKANLDSDKYTPHKLRHTAATLMYKYGDVDIRSLQQILGHESVSTTEIYTHVDDEKLREAVKSNPLNDLDD